From a region of the uncultured Desulfovibrio sp. genome:
- the mlaD gene encoding outer membrane lipid asymmetry maintenance protein MlaD yields MSTVRETAVGLFVLFGLVCVAYLTIKLGKMEVFNQQGFELSANFDSVSGLRVGADIEMAGVPVGRVVSIGLDPDPVRNQAVVRLRLDKDLKLSDDSIASIRTSGLIGDKYVSLSRGGSEHVLAAGDTITETESAVDLGSLIGKYAFGGVK; encoded by the coding sequence ATGAGTACTGTTCGTGAAACCGCTGTGGGCCTTTTTGTCCTGTTCGGCCTTGTATGCGTTGCTTACCTGACCATCAAGCTGGGCAAGATGGAAGTTTTCAACCAGCAGGGCTTTGAACTTTCTGCCAACTTTGATTCTGTTTCCGGCCTACGGGTCGGGGCGGATATTGAAATGGCCGGGGTGCCGGTGGGCCGCGTGGTAAGCATTGGTCTTGACCCAGACCCGGTGCGCAATCAGGCAGTGGTACGCCTGCGGCTCGACAAAGACCTGAAACTTTCGGACGACAGCATCGCCTCCATCCGTACCAGTGGCCTCATTGGCGACAAATATGTCAGCCTTTCGCGCGGTGGTTCGGAGCATGTCCTTGCGGCTGGCGACACAATTACTGAAACGGAATCCGCCGTTGACCTCGGTTCCCTCATCGGCAAGTACGCCTTCGGAGGAGTCAAATAA
- a CDS encoding ABC transporter substrate-binding protein: MTIHAITRHIAAGFLLALLTVALLPGAASASSPAQLALETSISRILNSIKNPDYVNPATRRPLRQQIEDEVLHIFDFKEFSSRTVGPRWGTFSPAQQQQFSDAFAELLLNTYLSKIDGYNGEQVVYTGEVSSPKGDRTEVRTIITMKDSKKVPVAYRMLPKNGSWLVYDVLIENISLVKNYRTQFQDILNTGSPDQLIARVKAKAQEVRQGNGQ, from the coding sequence ATGACCATTCATGCGATCACACGCCATATAGCCGCAGGCTTTCTGCTTGCGCTGCTGACGGTTGCGCTGTTGCCCGGCGCGGCCAGTGCGAGTTCTCCTGCGCAGCTGGCGCTGGAGACTTCCATCAGCCGCATCCTCAACTCCATCAAGAACCCCGACTACGTCAATCCTGCCACGCGCCGCCCGCTACGCCAGCAGATTGAAGATGAAGTCCTGCACATTTTTGATTTCAAAGAATTTTCTTCGCGCACGGTGGGGCCGCGCTGGGGCACATTCAGCCCGGCGCAGCAACAGCAGTTCAGCGATGCCTTTGCCGAACTGCTCCTGAATACCTACCTGAGCAAGATTGACGGCTACAATGGCGAGCAGGTCGTGTACACTGGCGAGGTTTCGTCCCCCAAGGGCGACCGCACCGAAGTGCGCACAATCATCACCATGAAGGACTCGAAGAAAGTCCCCGTTGCTTATCGCATGCTCCCCAAAAACGGATCATGGCTTGTTTATGACGTGCTGATTGAAAATATCAGCCTGGTCAAAAACTATCGCACCCAGTTTCAGGACATTCTGAACACCGGCAGCCCTGACCAGCTTATTGCCAGGGTCAAGGCCAAGGCGCAGGAGGTCCGGCAGGGCAATGGCCAGTAG